A region of Procambarus clarkii isolate CNS0578487 chromosome 22, FALCON_Pclarkii_2.0, whole genome shotgun sequence DNA encodes the following proteins:
- the LOC123758626 gene encoding LOW QUALITY PROTEIN: retinitis pigmentosa 1-like 1 protein (The sequence of the model RefSeq protein was modified relative to this genomic sequence to represent the inferred CDS: deleted 2 bases in 2 codons) gives MKSSIPRLGLPQRVTAALLYTFTLDVLNTCDPAHLPLRGRAVLRLLLVVGAVTCSPLPSDLPSLTAHDATHVQVTHEVRHVTFEVSEEVNEATAASQATSGELPEDDPPIPTATTPPTSPDNHPLRWKRSGVRGNRAGSLRLLARSACHTQDGTRHSDGTVPEETTDVTHAKAVPTGVRGQEQQEEEAHGDHNDGEVVVDHHAGAGSAQGHTPGEHEEIGELLDKRSHVRGVEETSEGKSESAEEHAEGAEEHAEGAEEHAEGAEEYAEATEKHVEESEEHAGAEERAKGVEEQIEEHADVAEEHTEGIKEHTEGVTAETVKTPGTEELGAVSVRAMEPVRDLDSEESAELGQKGSQEEVPTFVMGSLADIDVVERSDADEAIVREGTPESEGVAETAPEETRVLPPKGLSPETIRKSRVYIEDPREDSEEITQAEKPSTHVGSGTKLASSGLEIMSMTSPTPEAPPEVSSTEGHVEEPSLEDADISTEIPRNSSLAEESDEGNEDSQPDVVSETPSEIEPVVGHSEQGEPVGQTEGQPKPVPAEVPDTVTTITPLDPSPAPHPGEEYTDSYNDPLNNGDLPDFDVTKEELPSQEHPIPEVPPTHPNTGKVGEDDSRDLAAGDHMLEVDSGTSWALPPQQEQVSALAPDSLTPGCIVGIVFGVLLSLVVILGVGGFVVWQRRTLNRPKVLGSDRGYAGSDSGGYIDDQGQCLQVTQSEQAQQVPQVLIHLKSLKPSLPQVMGMRLRMSLPTMSKITSLNLPAIRQIISKRESGGSHQPGQ, from the exons ATGAAATCCTCCATACCACGGTTAGGGCTGCCTCAGAGAGTGACGGCCGCCCTGCTCTACACCTTCACACTAGACGTACTCAATACCTGCGATCCGGCACATCTGCCACTACGCGGTAGAGCAG TGTTgaggctgctgctggtggtgggtgcgGTGACCTGCTCCCCGCTGCCCAGCGACCTGCCCTCCCTCACCGCCCATGATGCCACTCACGTCCAGGTCACTCACGAGGTCCGTCACGTGACATTTGAGGTGAGTGAAGAGGTGAATGAGGCCACAGCCGCCTCCCAGGCAACCTCTGGCGAACTACCGGAAGACGACCCTCCTATCCCAACAGCTACGACCCCGCCTACCTCACCCGACAATCACCCATTAAGGTGGAAACGATCAGGAGTCAGGGGAAACAGAGCAGGGTCACTCAGATTACTTGCACGCTCTGCCTGCCACACA CAGGATGGCACTCGACACTCTGACGGGACGGTGCCAGAGGAAACTACTGATGTTACCCACGCGAAGGCGGTGCCAACGGGTGTAAGAGGGCAGGAGCAGCAAGAGGAGGAGGCCCATGGGGACCATAACGATGGTGAGGTGGTCGTGGACCACCACGCTGGGGCAGGCAGCGCTCAAGGACATACACCGGGGGAACACGAGGAAATTGGAGAATTATTAGATAAACGTAGCCACGTcagaggtgtagaggagacgtcaGAAGGTAAAAGTGAATCTGCGGAAGAGCATGCTGAAGGGGCGGAAGAGCATGCTGAAGGGGCGGAAGAGCATGCTGAAGGGGCGGAAGAGTATGCAGAAGCAACGGAAAAACATGTTGAAGAATCAGAAGAGCATGCAGGAGCAGAAGAACGTGCTAAAGGAGTGGAAGAACAAATAGAAGAGCATGCAGATGTAGCAGAGGAGCATACTGAAGGAATAAAAGAGCATACTGAAGGAGTTACAGCTGAAACAGTAAAAACTCCAGGAACTGAGGAATTGGGCGCAGTAAGTGTGCGAGCCATGGAACCAGTGAGGGACCTGGACAGTGAGGAGTCAGCGGAACTTGGTCAGAAAGGTTCTCAAGAGGAAGTGCCAACATTTGTGATGGGTAGCTTGGCTGACATTGATGTTGTGGAGAGAAGTGACGCTGACGAAGCTATCGTCCGCGAAGGTACACCGGAGTCAGAGGGTGTGGCAGAGACTGCACCAGAGGAAACCAGAGTCTTGCCGCCCAAAGGACTCTCACCAGAGACCATTCGCAAATCCCGTGTTTACATTGAAGATCCTCGTGAAGATTCTGAAGAGATAACACAGGCCGAGAAGCCCAGCACACACGTCGGTAGTGGCACCAAACTTGCCAGCAGTGGGTTGGAGATCATGAGTATGACTTCCCCAACTCCAGAAGCTCCTCCAGAGGTCTCGTCCACAGAGGGACACGTGGAAGAGCCATCACTAGAAGACGCCGATATCTCCACAGAAATTCCACGCAACTCCTCTCTTGCTGAAGAATCCGACGAAGGAAACGAAGATTCCCAACCTGACGTAGTATCAGAGACGCCTTCGGAAATCGAACCTGTGGTGGGGCATAGTGAACAAGGAGAACCAGTTGGACAAACAGAAGGGCAACCAAAACCAGTACCTGCAGAAGTACCAGACACAGTAACCACGATCACTCCACTAGACCCGAGCCCCGCACCACACCCCGGCGAGGAGTACACCGACAGCTACAACGACCCGCTCAACAATGGCGACTTGCCCGACTTCGATGTGACCAAGGAGGAGCTGCCGTCTCAGGAGCACCCCATACCCGAGGTGCCCCCCACGCACCCTAACAC TGGTAAGGTGGGGGAAGACGACTCCAGAGACCTGGCTGCCGGGGACCACATGCTAGAGGTCGACTCCGGCACCTCGTGGGCCTTACCCCCCCAGCAGGAGCAAGTCAGTGCCCTGGCCCCCGACTCCCTCACACCCGGCTGTATCGTCGGTATCGTCTTCGGGGTTCTTCTTTCCCTGGTTGTTATACTCG GTGTTGGGGGCTTCGTGGTATGGCAGCGACGAACTCTTAACAGACCAAAAGTTCTGGGGTCTGATCGTGGATATGCAGGCTCAGATTCTGGAGGCTACATCGATGACCAG GGCCAGTGTCTCCAGGTCACACAATCTGAACAAGCCCAGCAAGTT CCTCAGGTCCTCATCCACCTCAAGAGCCTCAAGCCTTCACTGCCTCAGGTCATGGGAATGAGGCTCAGAATGTCATTACCCACCATGTCGAAGATAACGTCTCTCAACCTGCCAGCCATTAGGCAAATCATCTCGAAGA